From the Salinimicrobium tongyeongense genome, one window contains:
- a CDS encoding glycosyltransferase family 4 protein — MRILIVIDSLGAGGAERSTAVFCEYLESKKIYFDILCLDKKEVGFQQELLSKGYSISFLKNIGLASQVKEIAEVIKNGNYDLVHSILFRSNIRTRLSKLFVNFNHLESLVNTTYSIERFSDERVNKYGLRLYKLIDQVTAKKGVDHFHSITKAVKEHYVKELGLNPQQITVVPRGRKPLLLNYQEKAPTFSSTIKIINVGRHEFQKGQIYLLRAVKILISENYNLHLKILGRNGTATNQLTNYIKENNLEEHVSLIGFTNDVPTYLKEADLFVFPSLYEGLGGALIEAQSAGLPVACNDISVLHEVVEKNKNAKFFNVHDINSVVTALRFFLDSKDNCEEYGRASLKNFYEKFLESNNNKRLLDLYTTLIQ, encoded by the coding sequence ATGAGAATACTAATAGTAATAGACAGTTTGGGAGCCGGCGGGGCAGAAAGATCGACTGCTGTCTTTTGCGAATACCTGGAATCAAAAAAGATCTATTTCGATATTCTTTGTTTAGACAAAAAAGAGGTGGGTTTTCAGCAGGAATTATTGTCTAAAGGATATTCTATTAGCTTTTTAAAGAACATCGGTCTTGCTTCACAAGTTAAGGAAATTGCTGAAGTTATCAAGAATGGGAATTACGATCTTGTTCACAGTATTCTTTTTAGATCGAATATCAGAACACGTTTATCTAAATTATTTGTTAATTTTAATCATCTTGAAAGTCTTGTAAATACTACTTATTCTATAGAACGATTTTCAGATGAAAGGGTTAACAAGTATGGGCTTAGATTATATAAGCTTATTGACCAAGTGACAGCAAAAAAAGGTGTTGATCATTTCCACAGCATAACGAAAGCTGTGAAAGAGCACTATGTAAAAGAACTGGGGCTTAATCCGCAACAAATTACTGTTGTTCCACGTGGTAGAAAACCTCTCCTCTTGAATTATCAAGAAAAAGCGCCTACTTTTTCTTCTACGATAAAGATTATAAATGTGGGAAGACATGAATTTCAAAAGGGTCAAATTTATCTTCTGAGAGCGGTGAAAATATTAATTTCGGAAAACTATAATCTCCATTTGAAGATTTTAGGCAGAAATGGTACGGCTACAAATCAGCTCACAAACTACATTAAAGAAAACAACTTGGAGGAACATGTAAGCCTAATAGGTTTTACTAATGATGTGCCTACTTATCTTAAGGAGGCAGATTTGTTTGTATTTCCATCTCTTTATGAAGGGTTAGGAGGAGCCTTAATAGAAGCGCAATCAGCAGGTCTTCCTGTTGCATGCAATGATATTTCAGTTCTTCATGAGGTAGTGGAAAAGAACAAAAATGCCAAATTTTTCAATGTTCATGATATAAATTCCGTCGTTACTGCTTTGCGATTCTTTTTAGATAGCAAAGATAATTGCGAAGAATATGGAAGAGCAAGTCTTAAAAATTTCTATGAAAAATTCTTGGAGTCTAACAATAATAAAAGACTTTTAGACTTATACACTACACTCATACAATAA